gtggggggggagctcAGGGGCGAGGGTCGGAGCGGTGAggccgcctccctccccgctgctgctcccTCATCCCGCCGCCAGCCTGACCCACGGAGCCGGGCCGGCTCCGGCCGCCTCCCAGGCCCCAGCCGGAGCCGGGCGGCCCGCGGCGCCTCGGCAGCTCGCCCGGGCGCTCCCCCCCGTAGAGAAGAGCGAGCGGAGCCGGCCCatcccggtgccgccgccgcagCGTTGAGGGGATGACGGGgatgaagggaggagggaggcgtAGGCCCGGCcggcgccgccatcttgccgTGCGCCCTCACCAGATCTGGAACTTGAGCAGCGGCCCGGTGGCGTAGGCCATGCGCAGCTTCTTGGCCGGCAGACCGCCCggctccgccgcgccgccgccgggccccgccgccagccccagcagcagcaacaccagcagccGCCGCCCCGCCGAACGCATCTCGCCGCCGCCGCGGAAGCGCGAGAGCCGCCGCAAGGTCACGCGAGCGCCGGCCCGCTCCGCGCACGCGCCGGCGGCCACGTGacgccccgccaggccccgccccggAAACGCCCCTCAGGGTAAAAATCCGGCGTTAGAGAAGAATCATCTTGGGTTCAGCATCCGATAGTAGCGCTCGGGCGGGCGCCTTTAACGGTCACgagcggagggagctgggggcgggggaaACGAGAGACGGCAGAacggaaaataaaaataataaataaaaatccgAGCAAAACCcagacagcagctgcagcacctgaAGGCTCGTTTGTCCTTAGCTGACAATTATTTTCGATCACAGGGGCATGGCCTCATTATTTTGAAGATTCTGCCCTTGTAACAGAAGAACAGAagtactttttattattaaatgctcttttatttttatctacaTCCCGTTATTGCATAAAGATCACGTCTTTGTAAGTATAATAAAGCTATCAAATGGGTACGCCTCATCGCCTTCCCTCACACCCAAACAAGCAAAAGATAAACCAACCTGTGGCTTCTGTCTTTTAGGCAATAGGCTTTAAGAATTAAGCACATTTCGGGTTggaacagcagcagaactggCTGATGTGATACTCATTACTGATTTACGGTTTCACACGCGCACAGAGCTTTAGCAAAGCTTTCTAAAAGGCAAGTGTGCAGGAAAGCTGTGGACTTTTGCATCCTCAGTTGTttactgaaacattttattaTCTTCAAGTTAATACAAAGTATGTTTTTCCATGAACTTCGTGTCAAAGCCACACTGGATTTCCATGAAGCTTTAAAGACCCAGTTCTAGGTCTTCCAGTTCCTGAAGGAGAGCAGTTTCTTTCTGAATCTTCTCCAACTAGAACAAAAAAGCACAAGGTATCACAGACGTagctttttataaaatgaaacttGAATAAACTGCATGCATCTTAACAGTACCTGATTTTTCTCTAGCTGTTTGCCAGCAGCTGCTTGTTCTTTCAGCTGCTCGATTGCCTTTAgtttctgtaacaaaaaaaaacacaaacaaaaaaaccacactaacACAAAAATACTGGTGAACCAAGAATAGAAAAAATACTCTCAAAAGTTCCTGCACTTGCAATTCCCTGATCTACCAGGAGGCAGGCCTCAATGCAGAAGGCACATTTCATTTCAGCCTCTCCGAATGTTCAGTCCAGAATTCCCCACCAATAAGAGACTTTTCTTTCAAGAACAAAACCTAGAGAACAGAAGCACTTCTTAGTCTCTGAAACATAAACACCACACACTGTCTCGCTGAAGGGCTAGATCCAAATTCTCTCAATCCAAGTTACTCCTCCTCTATCACTGTCCCTCTTCACCACACGTTTTCCTCAGAAAGCCTGGAATATTAATCAGAACAGAAGACTATGAAAAGCAGGAGGCAACCAAGAGAAGAAAGCCCTGCTGGATTATGCAGAAAGGGTTAAAAATTCAGAAGATTACCATCTATGCAAATGCTATCCTACTGAGCCCGTCACCTCACAATCAGATGAGATCTTACAGACCATCTCTTAGAGAAATCCACTGtctgttaggaaaaaagaaaaatcccctcaccttttttaaattctttatctTCTTGTCAACTTCAGGATCTCCTGATGTAACGGCAGGCACAGTGCTCCGTGGGGCATTCTGTGATGCTGAGGACTGTGCAGGTTCCTGGTTCGCATCAGCTTTGGCCTCCtgtagataaataaaataaaaacgtTATCTAGAAAATACCTTTGATTACAAAGGGGCTGAAAaatttctttcatcattttaagGGATCcatttaatatttcttcttccaCTAGCTTGCTGGTGTGCTCCAAAATTTGTCAGTGACTTGCTTTGATGTATTGCATTAACTATATATATGCTTTCCACAAAAGAAGGGTTATCTATAACAACTCACATGTTGTTTCTTGTTTAATTTCTACTTCCTCAAGACACCAACCATAACAATCAGCAAGGCATGACAAATACATAGACAAATATGTTATAAAGTAGACTGGTGGGTCATTGTCTCTGAAGAAAGGCCTCAAAACCAAggtaagaatttttaaaaatcttacttaAAGAAATTATTGCTTCAGAATTTTATAGAAATTGGAAGGCTAATaccaaaagctgatttttatctACCAAGCAAAGAGGTGACAGAGACCAGGCTGTCTTTGGTCTGCCCTGATAACTTGCCTCATCCCCGACCTGCTGGGGGAACACATCAGAGCAGCAAGTCCATCCCTTACCTCTCACCTAACACTGACGAAAAATGTGCAAATGGTCTGAAGGTGAAAAGTCAGAATTACTTAGTCTTAACATTGATTTCAGCTAACATTCACAGCAACTAAccaaagctgttatttttatgtCATACTTTTGTACCTGCTTTAGTCCAATTAAAAAGTCCACCACCCTCCCCACAACTCAGCACGTGCAGGACATGTGGAGAGCTCTCCGTGCAACCAACGGCCACTGCTCTGAGACTCGTCAGTGCTGTTTGTGAAAACATTATCCTTGAAAAAACTACTTTTGCAGTACCTGTTTAGCAGCTTTCTTTGCTTCATGTTTCCTTTGATTTTTGAGAGCTGTTTTAGAGAGTGGCTTATCACTGCTTCCCGGTGGCTTCATATTCTGAGGTGGCTCGTCCTCATGCTGCAGGATATGCAAAATTAACAGTTACAAAACCTGTATTCCATGTTGGCAAGCCTGTTGCTACAACAAACCTAACAGTGAACCCCAAAACCTACTTACGACAACTCCATATGCAAAGATGAGCcataaaggaagaggaagaaaaaacaaagggggggggggggggggaaagtatgtgccctttttctctttcaagtaGCAGAAACCAGTGTGAAAAGGGTTTCGCACTCATCCATTCTCAGGTTTGATGGGACTATCCTGTACGTCCTAAAGATTTCATGGATTTCtgataaaataacaaaatcatCATGTTTCCTCTCTCAAGggataaataaaattgaagagGAATAAACCAGCACAAAATGACTGAAACTTGGCATTTTGTTTTTGTTGACAACTTTTTAACTCAAACTCCTAgtgacaagaaaggaaaaatgggtTGCTGGGAGGGGAGATGGAGTAGGGTTTCttggaggggggcagagggggatgaAAAGGAGGGGGtttggtcttttgttttttttaagaaactcgTAATTGAGAAGCTGGATTGTTTTAATTCATATGACAAGATTTCTTACCCATATaagtaaacagaattattttatttaacatatcTTTTCTCTACTACTGCTGCTTGTTGATCACGTGCGAAATCAGACATCAGCAGGATTAATAGGTTCCTCACAAACCAAGCAGCAGTCTTTCCTTCAAAAGCACAAGGCTCAAAATCAAAGCTCGCTAAAACTTAAACATCAAGGGTGCAATTGTTAAATGTAATTAGTTGCTACTCAGCCTACTTTGAAAACTTGCATAAAAGAAACTCATTAGATATGTAGGTCACCATACCGAAATCTATTTAAACTGCAGCTGACTTGCTAACAATCCAGTCTTTTTCTAGCAACTAAACTTacctaaaaaaagagaagaaaccaacACCTGTCTAGCTGGGTTTAGACTGGTAAGTTGGGTCACCCAAATTAGAGGCTTCTGTCTTAACTGGAGTATCCAATTTCACCATAAAACAAATTCGCAGTTTATTGTTCCAGTGCACGTTGTAGAGAGCATTTTTAAAGTTTGCAAATGACTTTGTAAAAGGAGAGTATTTGGACCAAAGAAATTCCAGTTTTCCAGCATACATTCTTGCCAACAGTGAGCAAAGCATCAAAGAGGATTATCAAGAAAACCtctcaaaaaccccacaatactACTGTCAGTCTGATTACTCTTCTAATGGCTCTCATTAAATATAGACGGGCAaagcaatgaaacaaaacaatttagtTCATATATGAAAGTCTACTTACAAGCTTGGAACTTGTTACAGGTTTGTTTCTCAGGGCCGGAGGTCTGTACGCTTGGGCAGGCTTTGGCTCAGCACTGGGCAATTCACTTGGAACTGCCTGGTACTTTACCGCTTTCGCTGGGAACACTCCATCCAAGAAGGGCTGCCAGAAAACTTGCCACATTTCTTCATTTGATGGAACTTCGTAGCTGTGTAACAGAGAGCCAGTGTAGTGCCATATCTTGTAGCCATTACTGACTCGTAGCCGGGGAGCACAAGTAGCTGTTACAATATGCTCCCCATCAGGACACCAAGCAAAGTACGTGGAATCCGAGGCTACTGGTTTGGAAATGAGCTTGTAGTTTTTAACGTCCCACACTTCCATCTGTCCCCTGAGATTTCCAAATCCTGCTAGCACTAGGATGTGTCCATGGGGGCTGTAGTAGGCAGCATTGCGAGGACCGGTTCCAAAATCAAACACAGGGTCgcatttcagattaaaaactgTTGCTTTGGCAGGCATAAAACCATACACAGCACAAAACTCAACAGAATTGGGGTTCCAAACAACATCATAAATAGGACCATTTTTtgctaaaggaaaaggaaaataggcAGCTGTTAGGAGATTGTATCTTTTCAGTGCaagcaaaaattaaatgaatAGCTATTTTTAACTTCATGCTTTGCTAAAAGGCTGTGTTCTTATTATTGACAGTGCAAATGAATTCTGCTAACAATAGAGGTAGAAACAACACTTTATCTTCTGATAATTTTAGTTAAGGTTTGCAACAATAACTGCACCCATTCCAAATTACCTCTGCGGGGTCAACATCAGCACTTTAACAGTAAGCAtactttttcatgtaaaaaaattcctttttttttcatcattattcAAGTATGATCTCTCAGGACCTTCTCAAACTGTCCCACTGGAAACCTGCAAAAACAGGAGTTTTATACCAGCTGGATACTagttcttcttttttaaatagaaaaaatattgcaTAGCGCAGCTTTGTAGAGCTAAGAAACATTGATCTAAGTTATCTTTGGACCATGCTCCCACACAGTATTTTATAAGACAGATTTTAAAGTGAGAGAGCACACAAAACTGTTTTTACGCATAATGAATAAAACTTGATATTGTCAGAAGCAATTCTGGGGGTTAGAACATTAGGAGATACTGAAGAACGATCAATTAGTGATGGAAACTCATGTAAAATGTACAGGGGTAAATAAAAAACATAGGTCATTATAACTTTTCATAATTTGGATACCTTTACCTGTATTTCAGATAAATGCCAAGCGTATTACTGACAATTCTTAAATCGACATTGATACAACATATCAAACTGATTTCAATCTTTCATTCCTGTTGTTATTCTAAAGCCTCATTATCTTAAGAAACTAGGCTGTGCAATCACACTGTCCGtgtgttttccccttttaaaattttttagatGACGTTAACCAAATGCAACTGCAGAGACAGTTCTCACAGAAAATTATGTTTCTGCACGTTTCATGACAGTAGGCAGCTGGGGAGATGAGGGCAGCTTGATACGGGCTTCAACAGCTAAGGCAAAGGCTGCAGCGTGAGCACGTATtagtcaaaaccaaaaaaccctccacaAACGCTAATGTGAAAACAGCTTCAAAACTGGACCTCAAAAGTAACCAGAAGGTACAAAGCCACAGGAAATGAGGCACCACTCACTCCAAGTGCCCACCACTTGCGTTttagctgttgggttttttttcttgaacaggaATAACCACcactttggtttgtttggttttttttttccttgaaaaggaatagcaaaattaaatgaaaatcaattataaactttctgttaaataaagatgcattggaaaaaaaaatatttaaaagggcAAAGAAGGTTTTAAAAAGCATGTAATCAACCAACTAGTGTTCACAATCCAGGGAACTGCTCCCAGAGAGATTCTAGATACTGAGTTATAATCCTGATGATTTTTCCCCAGTGAAGTCAGCAACAAAGGGAAATGGGGCACAGTACTTGCTACCACAAGTTTTGCTAGAGAAGGCAAACTGGAGATGTTCTGCCAGTCAGCACTAGTATTGAAGAGAACATATTCACAATCTCTCTACAGTCACTTAAGCACAGACAGTCTACATCACCCCATCCCCAGCGTGTGGAAGTGTTCACAAACTAGCCTCTCTATAATCCCAAACAAGATGGGTGTTTAACATGAAGAGCAAAACtcaagataattaaaaaataccaccATGGTGAAATTAACGGACTTCCAGTTCAAACAAGACACTGAAATGAAGAGCATCCACTTGCTTCTCCCCAACGTGTCATTTTAATGACTTAGAACACTTTCCATTTTACAATACAGAATAAGGTATTTCTATTTTCCAATGTACTTAAAAAAACTGCTCTTACTCTGCCTTGGTTCCTTGAGTAACAGTATCAATTGCATGTCTGTAAGTGCAGTTAGGGTTATTCTGTTTGGTAACATACTGTCCTGTCCATTTTGGTTTCTCAGACATTAAGGTGTCTCCATTGTCCAGGTGTTTCCTTAGTAAACATGCACAATTCCTTTCCTGTACACACAAACACCCTCCCAAGCAAATTATTTGTATATATTAACTGAAAGTGTCTCTTCTCTGCCACTGACAGCAAGACAACAAGTATACCAGAGAGGACAACATaattcagctattaaaaaaaaaaaatccacaccaccTTACCCCAGATTTAACAAAATCCTTCAccagattattttgtttttttaagagtacttcatttcttcttttaaagattaCTTCATtacactaacaaaaaaacccctcatacATTAAACAAAAACTAGTGAAACAGCAATTCCCACTATCAAGAGCtataatagaataaaaaaattcctGTGGGCTACTTACGCAATTGTACGACCGCACTTTCTCCATTTGTCGCAATGTAGTGCAGAGTTTGCTCTCCATAGTACGAAGCACCTGTTTTATCAACTTCCGTACTAGCTATCACTAGCACAGCAGTGGCTAATAGAACAGACACAGTTATTTCAATACTGTTACTGCAAATGATATAAACTATTTCACAAACTACCATGAACAACGAGAAATTAGTTTGATTATGAATTCTAGTTAGTTGCTTGCATAACAGTGCTGTTAAAATTctcttctgaatttaatttttcctaaatGTTAACCCAAACAGAACAAGTATCTTCCTTTCTCAGATGAAAAGTGTAAGCTAAGTCTATTCATTCACCATTGAATTACGATAAAGTGAACATACTTTTGCAGCTATAAAAAAGATATTCATCTAAGGCAGAAACCAAACATCCTGATCGGTCCTTGAATAAAATGTTTCATCAACAGCTTTTCTATGTACATCTATTTTATCCAGAACTGTGTGCCCACATGTTGTTTCTAAATGTAAGGGATACCTTCCCCATACTCCAAACAATGTGGGTTGAAGTAAAACAGTTTTTACGAAATTATTCTGAAACGGCTCATTGCTAACAAACAGCAAAGCGCACAGAGGACTGTGCAAGTCATACCAACTGTGATACGTCTGTGCATATACAATTTTACAGATTAAGAACAGTTTATGCTCTGCTATTATCTTACGTATACAATCCAAATACATTATCATCACagaatgcaaaattaaatttgaatttgCTATTCAACTCCAAA
The sequence above is drawn from the Chroicocephalus ridibundus chromosome 6, bChrRid1.1, whole genome shotgun sequence genome and encodes:
- the EIF2A gene encoding eukaryotic translation initiation factor 2A isoform X2, whose amino-acid sequence is MAPPTPLLAVRGSEGLYMVNGPPSFTESTAFQRDSGKNCKAVAFSKDGSLFAWCNGEKVNIVNVTSAELLCSFDLPKAVCLEFSPKNNVLATWQAYTTAKDGTAGVPNLQLHDVKTGKCLKSFIQKKMQNWCPCWADDESICARNVNNEVHFFENNNFNTITNKLHLQKVNDFVLSPGAQPTKVAVYVPGSKGAPSFVRLYQYPNFNGPQSALANKSFFKADKVTMLWNKKATAVLVIASTEVDKTGASYYGEQTLHYIATNGESAVVQLPKNGPIYDVVWNPNSVEFCAVYGFMPAKATVFNLKCDPVFDFGTGPRNAAYYSPHGHILVLAGFGNLRGQMEVWDVKNYKLISKPVASDSTYFAWCPDGEHIVTATCAPRLRVSNGYKIWHYTGSLLHSYEVPSNEEMWQVFWQPFLDGVFPAKAVKYQAVPSELPSAEPKPAQAYRPPALRNKPVTSSKLHEDEPPQNMKPPGSSDKPLSKTALKNQRKHEAKKAAKQEAKADANQEPAQSSASQNAPRSTVPAVTSGDPEVDKKIKNLKKKLKAIEQLKEQAAAGKQLEKNQLEKIQKETALLQELEDLELGL
- the EIF2A gene encoding eukaryotic translation initiation factor 2A isoform X1 gives rise to the protein MRTARGAGPRYPAANPRPRPRVTCRHPRPYALERRGRLCGGRDGAHPEAEVRGSEGLYMVNGPPSFTESTAFQRDSGKNCKAVAFSKDGSLFAWCNGEKVNIVNVTSAELLCSFDLPKAVCLEFSPKNNVLATWQAYTTAKDGTAGVPNLQLHDVKTGKCLKSFIQKKMQNWCPCWADDESICARNVNNEVHFFENNNFNTITNKLHLQKVNDFVLSPGAQPTKVAVYVPGSKGAPSFVRLYQYPNFNGPQSALANKSFFKADKVTMLWNKKATAVLVIASTEVDKTGASYYGEQTLHYIATNGESAVVQLPKNGPIYDVVWNPNSVEFCAVYGFMPAKATVFNLKCDPVFDFGTGPRNAAYYSPHGHILVLAGFGNLRGQMEVWDVKNYKLISKPVASDSTYFAWCPDGEHIVTATCAPRLRVSNGYKIWHYTGSLLHSYEVPSNEEMWQVFWQPFLDGVFPAKAVKYQAVPSELPSAEPKPAQAYRPPALRNKPVTSSKLHEDEPPQNMKPPGSSDKPLSKTALKNQRKHEAKKAAKQEAKADANQEPAQSSASQNAPRSTVPAVTSGDPEVDKKIKNLKKKLKAIEQLKEQAAAGKQLEKNQLEKIQKETALLQELEDLELGL